The Clostridium sp. AWRP genome has a window encoding:
- a CDS encoding Mur ligase family protein, with product MLKINIKSFFSIIISKIVIKLSKFLFKGGSNFPGKVALKLDKNILKTICKDYKIILITGTNGKTTTTSMVYNMLKDGKKRVITNNTGANMLTGIVSCFIENYSFKKCSETNYAVIECDEANVPLFTDYITPEIITVTNLFRDQLDRYGEVYTTLNKILKGIKKVPLSNLILNGDESLLGDLNLPNRTIYYGFNCSPTNRKKVDTNADAKFCKKCKSPYKYNFLTYNHLGDYYCEKCGYKRPELDYTLDEIKEQTPDGSLVVINEKEYYINQPGTYNMYNALCAYSIAMICGIPTSCIYDSLKKQKSSFGRQEVINIEGKEVKIILVKNPAGYDQAINTLSLDNRTFNLAVLLNDNYADGRDVSWIWDVNFEKLSSLDIDKIMISGIRLYDMAVRLKVAGLPQDNFIICKHYENLIDEVKSCKSNTVYVLATYTAMITFRKFLNFKGYIKKLW from the coding sequence GTGTTAAAAATTAACATAAAATCTTTTTTTAGTATTATTATTTCCAAGATCGTAATAAAATTATCAAAATTTTTATTTAAAGGAGGAAGTAATTTTCCTGGAAAAGTTGCTTTAAAATTGGATAAGAATATTCTTAAAACCATATGTAAAGACTATAAAATTATACTCATAACAGGTACAAATGGTAAAACTACAACTACAAGTATGGTCTACAACATGCTAAAGGATGGGAAAAAGCGTGTAATTACAAACAATACAGGTGCAAATATGCTGACAGGTATAGTTTCATGCTTTATAGAAAACTATTCGTTTAAAAAATGTAGTGAGACAAACTATGCAGTTATAGAGTGTGATGAAGCAAATGTTCCTTTATTTACAGATTATATAACTCCAGAAATTATAACTGTAACAAACTTATTTAGAGATCAACTTGATAGATATGGAGAAGTTTACACTACATTAAACAAAATTCTAAAAGGTATCAAAAAAGTACCTCTTTCAAATTTAATACTCAATGGGGACGAATCTCTTCTTGGAGATCTAAATTTACCAAACAGAACTATTTATTATGGATTCAATTGTTCTCCAACAAATAGAAAAAAAGTAGATACTAATGCAGACGCTAAGTTCTGCAAAAAATGCAAAAGTCCTTACAAATATAATTTTCTTACATATAATCATTTGGGCGATTACTACTGTGAAAAATGTGGATATAAAAGGCCTGAATTGGATTACACTTTAGATGAAATAAAAGAACAAACCCCAGATGGATCATTAGTAGTAATTAATGAGAAGGAATATTATATAAATCAACCAGGTACATATAATATGTATAATGCCCTATGTGCTTATTCTATAGCAATGATTTGTGGAATACCTACTTCCTGTATATATGATTCTCTAAAAAAACAAAAGAGCAGTTTTGGAAGACAGGAAGTTATAAATATAGAAGGTAAAGAAGTTAAAATAATCTTAGTAAAAAATCCTGCTGGTTATGATCAAGCTATAAATACTTTAAGCCTTGACAACAGAACCTTTAACCTAGCTGTACTTCTAAATGACAATTATGCAGATGGAAGAGATGTATCCTGGATATGGGATGTGAATTTTGAAAAGCTTTCTTCCCTGGATATAGATAAAATAATGATTTCAGGTATAAGACTTTATGATATGGCTGTAAGATTGAAAGTAGCAGGATTACCCCAAGATAACTTCATAATTTGTAAACACTATGAAAATCTGATTGATGAAGTAAAAAGTTGTAAGTCAAATACAGTATATGTATTAGCCACTTATACTGCCATGATAACTTTCAGGAAATTTCTCAATTTCAAGGGATATATCAAAAAGCTGTGGTAA
- the pckA gene encoding phosphoenolpyruvate carboxykinase (ATP), whose product MNIDLSYLNINKYRNMYKNLSPSELTEFSIKRGEGFLSNKGALMINTGKYTGRSPKDRFIVNQESIRNKINWGNVNLSIEEDIFNKMYDKVLNYISDKDIFVFDGFVGALKKYTLPIRVICEKASQALFANQLFRRPMEEDLKCFTPEFNIISVPEFKANGKEDGLNSDAFILVNFDKKIILIGGTSYSGEIKKSVFSVMNFLLPQKGVMPMHCSANIGQDDKTCLFFGLSGTGKTTLSADGERRLIGDDEHGWSNEGVFNFEGGCYAKTIRLDKEKESQIYNAIRFGTVVENVVADENRVPDYNDGRYTENTRAAYPINYIDNIEESGVGGNPETIIFLTADAFGVMPPISRLSKEAAMYHFMSGYTSKIAGTERGIVEPQATFSSCFGEPFMLMNPAVYAKLLGERIDKYNTQVYLVNTGWLSGGYGKGNRIKLSYTRAMIREALKGKFKDVDFVEHPVFKVMMPTRCPGVPDEILNPRNTWQDKEAYDETARKLAMKFSKNFEKFKDVSEDIAKAGPEV is encoded by the coding sequence ATGAACATTGACTTATCATATTTAAATATTAATAAATATAGAAATATGTATAAAAATTTATCACCATCAGAATTAACGGAATTTTCAATTAAAAGGGGAGAAGGATTTTTATCAAATAAAGGAGCTCTTATGATTAATACTGGAAAGTACACAGGAAGATCTCCTAAAGATAGATTTATAGTTAATCAAGAAAGCATTAGAAACAAAATAAACTGGGGAAATGTAAATCTTTCTATAGAAGAAGATATTTTTAATAAAATGTATGATAAGGTATTAAACTATATAAGTGATAAAGATATTTTTGTGTTTGATGGATTTGTTGGAGCTTTAAAAAAATATACCCTTCCTATAAGAGTAATATGTGAAAAAGCATCCCAAGCATTGTTTGCAAATCAATTGTTTAGGAGGCCAATGGAGGAGGATTTAAAGTGTTTTACTCCCGAATTTAATATTATATCTGTACCTGAATTTAAGGCTAATGGAAAAGAAGATGGATTAAATTCAGATGCTTTTATTTTAGTGAATTTTGATAAAAAAATTATATTAATAGGGGGAACCAGTTACTCAGGAGAAATAAAAAAATCAGTATTTTCAGTAATGAATTTCTTGCTTCCACAAAAAGGAGTCATGCCTATGCATTGTTCTGCTAATATAGGACAAGATGATAAAACTTGCTTATTTTTTGGATTGTCAGGAACAGGAAAAACTACTTTATCAGCAGATGGCGAAAGAAGACTGATTGGTGATGATGAACATGGATGGTCTAATGAAGGTGTATTTAATTTTGAGGGCGGATGTTATGCTAAAACTATAAGACTTGATAAGGAAAAGGAAAGCCAGATATACAATGCCATAAGATTTGGAACTGTAGTTGAAAATGTAGTGGCAGATGAGAATAGGGTACCTGATTATAATGATGGTAGGTATACTGAAAATACAAGGGCAGCATATCCTATAAATTATATAGATAATATAGAAGAAAGCGGTGTAGGAGGAAATCCAGAGACTATAATATTTTTAACTGCAGATGCTTTTGGCGTAATGCCACCTATATCAAGGCTTTCTAAGGAAGCAGCAATGTATCACTTTATGTCCGGGTATACCAGCAAGATAGCTGGAACTGAAAGAGGAATAGTTGAACCTCAAGCTACTTTTTCATCTTGCTTTGGTGAGCCTTTTATGTTAATGAATCCTGCTGTCTATGCAAAGCTGTTAGGTGAAAGAATAGACAAGTATAACACTCAGGTATATTTAGTGAATACTGGATGGTTATCTGGAGGATATGGAAAGGGAAACAGAATAAAACTTTCCTATACAAGAGCTATGATTAGAGAAGCTTTGAAAGGAAAATTCAAAGATGTTGACTTTGTGGAACATCCTGTGTTTAAAGTAATGATGCCTACAAGATGTCCAGGTGTACCTGATGAAATATTAAATCCTAGAAATACATGGCAAGACAAAGAAGCATATGATGAAACAGCAAGAAAGCTAGCAATGAAGTTTAGTAAAAACTTTGAGAAGTTTAAAGATGTTTCCGAAGATATAGCAAAAGCTGGACCTGAAGTTTAA